TAGTTGGTAATTATACTAAATCTccttatttttctaattttgatgcCTGTGTTGACGGCCTGGTAGTATAAGTAATTTATAAACAGTGATCACTAAACCACAAACCACTTTACCGTCAGGTTTCCCTCAAATGTTAAATCTACGAATACGTCATTAAATGTACTCCATGACGGGTATCACATGTAAGGCAAAATATGTTTATCCTTCCCGAACAACTGTTGATCAGACTGTTAATTTTTGTAGAACAACTGGAATAAGTCCTTGTCGTTTTTATCTATGATATATGTTATATACTgcttgtctttttgtcttttattcgTTTtatgccatggcgttgtcacttTTGTTTCGTGTATCCCATTGGTACATTCCGCCTCTCTTTTGAGTTTGGACGCGGTTCGTGCTGAGATGTAGAGCACTCTGATCTATATTTCGAATGATTGTCAGTTTTATGTTGGATACAGTGGTTCTCGTCAGTTTACCAGAGGGGTCAATATCCTAAATGCGCCTgaaaatgaggaactcaaaagttgtgtgtaaacaaaaaagctctgtgtagtgatatttatTAAGTTTCTATGAGAAACGAGTGACTAAGTTTAATCATTTGTGCTGATTTAGCAAGTAGGGGAACATAGAACAAATGTGTAAAACCTATTGAGCTATAATATGTATAACAGGTCAATATTATATTCAAAGTACTAAAAATTTTCatagaacttattgtgttaaaaaggggattTTTACCACGAGTATCCGTATCACGGAAGGATTCTCATGGTTTGCTTATTTACGGGAAAAGTAGTCTCACTTCATACCCCAAAAATATAGGTGTAGTATGAGTACGTATGtgaaaatgtctcagcttcgaaacaagccatcatacatatccaagttaacGATATGAACTgagtaacagaaaaaaaacgttaccattaccgcctatggagaaacaattgcgaACATTGACCCAGATGGATGGCTTTCTCTGCGACTTTATCTTTCCGTCATGCTTTAGCAAATCGCTAAAGCGTTAGGaaccaacaaacaaacacacaaacaaagtCTGGGGAGCGATTACAGTCTCAAGGAGACAAACtttcatttattgatatttacaatttaataaatgtaatcaaaatatataatgttacaacatacaacaaataaacataaatgcAAAATTTGAGAATACTGCATGTATGGTCCTCGTGTCGCAGACTAAGGTATatgaacaaaaatgaaaacaatacatcAAAGATTTTATGAGTccgaaatgttttatttctgaATATAATATCATCAGAAAAGTTTAATGGCAAAAATTGGAAAGCAAGAGATGTGTACGAACCAGTCGAGAACATATGTACAGCTCTATATGATGGGAATGTCACATTGATTAATTATATTACATATAACGACGGCCTCTGTAAATTTTGGTGAAATTTCGCAATGCAAAACAGATCTGCAAAATGTTATGTATGTTGGGCCACTGAATTTAACtgcattttttttgcattttgacGAATGAACTTAAATGTTAGAAATATGTttgcaattaaatattcaaacttaaaatataCAGTTTCTCTGCAgccaattttgttttaaagtattttaagCACCACGTCATTTTGTGTATAttgataaaatctaaaattcgCGTacgtaaaacatttttcaaatatcaaatatgaatGACAAAGAAGAAAAtagtgtaaatataaaaaagaatacgtggcatgattgcaaatgagacaactctcaacaagaaatttaaaaaaaacaacagtaattaacaactttaggtcaccgtatggcctttaAGAACACTTTTATCTGTGCGCTgtgttaacatgtttaataacatttaatCTATATTTTAGTAAGCTAACTTCATTTTGTACTTTCAAACATAAATTATCTGTCatcgatatttttttatttataacactAATTTCGGGTACCAATTTCAACCTATCCTTCGAAACACAGTTattgtcctttgattttcgttgctTATATAACACATACAAATATAGTCCTGTGTTGACAGTGAAATACTtgcaatggtttttttttatagcctttccaaatttatttctatatGTATTATTCGTCAATTAGCAATTCGGGGATACAATTTACACCGAAAGACAATTTGGGTTGTGGGTGATTAAGTTAAGTAGTGGTTTGGTCCAAATTTAAAAGGTTAGAAATTTCCATATTGGAAACTGTCAGAAGAAGAGAAGAAGTTAATAGGACCCTCTTAACATGTCATTATGAGTTAAAGCTGATGATATTTTCTGTAATGTTGATATAGTGTGTACCGAAAGTAGTACACCACactgtataatattattgatgAAGCgctggattttttttgtgttgattttcattcattgtctaaaaaaaatgcacaaggAAATAACAGAGTTCTTGGACCTGTCACTTGTCAAAGGGAAACAACCTAAGTGTAAATTGTGTAAAGTAGAatcaaatcaatgaaaattatttaaatagaatactttggtaaaaatatataataaaacccTGGCGTGACTTTTTACCCCAATATACTACAACATACCCCAATATACCTCAAAAACAGTTTCAACAATCTTATATTTGGGTATATTGGTAAAATTTTAACAAGTTACGAGAAAACAActgatttaaaatcaaatatatatttataaaataaagtatttttggttttaaaataacCTGGAAATACCTAAAGTAATATTAGTATTCAAACATATTATGTTTAATGTATATTGGGGTAAAACGTCTCACCCGTAAAACCCGGTTGTTTCACTCAATATGCatcattatcactgaaccagtatatatatttgtttaggggccagatgAAGAACGCCTCcgaaaacaattaaagataacATTTATAGGAAAACACgtgttgttttgtttacgttgtcatttatttaattttcatgacTTTTTGAATGAAAGTAcgttttataaaagttaaatccTAACGAACATAGTAATTCTTTCAAGGTATTTAAATATTTCGTATGGATAAATGTTGGAAAGTCTTTAAACACCTCGATTCTCGCttagaaaaaagtaaacaaacctACACGTGTTTTTCTACATGAGTTATCTGTTCTTGTTTTTCGTAGGCGTTCCTCACCTCCAACATCGAGGATATTTGGATTATCGTTTCTTTATTTTCGTGACGTCACGACGAGATTCAATATAGCCGAACAAAATAGGCGGAGAATGTATACAAAtggaaataattatataatagtgTTAAGGAAATGACTATTCAAACATAAATAGGTACATCATGTCCTAGAAAAATATCTAACGAAACGAActaaatatattgaaaagctttgcatggattataaacaataaatgtttgAGAAATAAGTGCGACCTGAACCTGTGTCGCAATACCGAACgttttgaaataggaaaaatcCGTATCtctatggtccgcaaatagtcaaaaaataacacaaggacctaagagctacggttccgcagctatCGAATCACATTAAATGACATACTCTTGAAATGTTATATGATATTATTAACtacttaaataaatagaaaCTTACATATAGCAGTGAAGGAAAGGTttttaacgttgtttttttattattaatatctGTTCAAAAAAAAGAATCAATAGATAATGCTGCATTAGACAGTTTTATAAAACTGTGAAAAGTTGTAGGAATGCATTTAATATTACTTTCAAACAAATCTTACGGTAAACTGACAAGTTTTTATCAGCTCAGAACATATACGATGACGAAGGGATGTAGTTTTGACAAATCAGACAATTGAACATAGTATGAGGATGCATGTTCGACCAAATCTTACGGTAAACTGACAAGTTTTTATCAGCGCAGAACATATACGATGGCGAAGGGATGTAGTTTTGACAAATCAGACAATTGAACATAGTATGAGGATGCAGGTTCGACCCCAAAAGCTTAttcaattctttttaatttgagggGGTTGATCAATGACCCAGTGTTGAAATCCATAAAATTGTCGATGcacacaatcaatcaattatttttaatctgACGTCATAAATCATTGGCGCATGATGTTCCACACGTCTTAGTGGTGCAATACattttcttacaaaaaaaacatcagaaGGAAAATACACAAAGAGAAAGTAGAAAAAGAAGAGaacaaagaaaaattattatatcaggtgatgaaataaaatattagcAGTTGTCCGGTAGCTCTACTAAATCGTAATCCTCCCTTTCAGTAGGTAATTCACAGTGGTCATAATTGTCATCGGTAGACGGTCGGATGAAAAACCTTTTCTTCTCACTTTCATGATGAGTCACATCGTAATCACTATCTTTGGTTGAATCATAAATGTCATCAGAAGTTTTCTCATGTGAGACTGTACTCGTCGCACAGTCGTAAGTATCATCTTCCGAGTTTTCTTGAGTCGTTGTATTgttatccatttcattattatgATAGATgacatcatcatcatcatcttctTGCTCGTTATAATAAATGGCGTCTTCAGAAAATGTTTCTAATTTTATAGGAGTTTCCTTGGAATCCTCGTAGTGATCTTTTGCTACTATATTTAGATTTACAAGTGAAATCTCGGTTTCATTTTTCGTCTTTTCCACGTCCTTTTCGTCGGCTTCAATGGGTACGGCAAAATCGTATACGTCTTCAGTGTCTTTTTTCTCAACTGCAGATCGGAGTGCTTCAATACATAACTCGCTGCTTACTGCTTTTATTGAATTTGATGAAGATGCCGAATAAGCGTTCGCATATACTTCATCGTCGTCTTCTATACCTTCGTCGCCATTTGTCTTTTCACTTTCCTTAGATTCTTCAACCTTCAGATTTTTAGAGTTCTGTTCTATTTTGTGTTTGTCTTCGGTACCAAAACTGTTCTCTTGTTTTATTGAATCTGACGTAGAAACAGAATAAGCGTTAACGTAGACTTCATCATCGTCTTGTATATCTTCATCGCCATTTGTTTTATCACTTTCTTTTGATTCTGTAACCTTCTTGTTTTCAGTACTAAAATTGTTTACTGCTTTTATGGACTCGGATAAAGGTGCAGAATAAGCGTTAGCGTAGACTTCATCGTCGTCTTCTATGTCTTCATCGCCATTTTTCTTATCATTCTCATTTGTTTCAATAACCTCTCTATTTTCGAAGTTCTGTTTTGATTTGTCCTTGGTTTCATAATGAACAACGGAAGGGCTGTCATTTTCCGTTTTTTTACCACGTTTTACGGACTTCGTATACACGTGCTCCACGTCTCCGTCATGTTCTTTATCATTACCTTCAATTTTCGCTGAGGCTTTCGGCTTAAAAGTTACAACTTTTTCGTCTAGGTTTACTTCAATTCCGGAATCGCTAGCTCTACtatcattttcttctttttcggAAGTTATGTCGCCTCCGTTCTGCTTCCTGTTTATTAAGTTTTCACTACTACCATTGTCCTTCCTTTTCGACATGAATGTCTCCTCATCAATCATATGATAGTTTTGATTTCCATCTGATATTCTTTGAAGATCGTTGTTGGACATCTTTGATTCACGATTGTCAGCGAAAGCCATACTTTCTGTAAAAGCTCTACTTTTGACCTCGTACCGTTTACCGAGAGATTTGTCGGTCCTACAAATATAAGGAAAACATTTCTATCAAACTTAAAATTTACAGCCGATGTCATTAAGTTTGTAGGCAAAGGTAAAATCTTTGGtcagcttgcttgctagctgaaccgtgaagtcattattatgtACGGTAAACTATcctcctttaagagtagactagtccgaTGGATAACCAATCTGTTAATCTGTTGGAATAGGCCTCTTCGAAAGGAGATTAGTATACCTGACTTAATAATTACATCACAGATCAGCTAACAAGCAATCTAACCAAATGTATTACCTCTACCTTCACACCCAATGAAATCGGCTGTAAACGTTAGAACAATATATACCTGCTGATAGATATAAAGAACAAGAAAGAAATTTGAagtatatctttttattttcataatcgAAATTGTCTGTTAATTGGTTCAGGCTAGTGTTTATCCTCTATatcaatcaacttgaaaataagaatatgttCGCAAGTTTTAACTGTTCTTGTCGGTGTTTGGAAGTATACAAGTATTTCGctttaacaattttcaatggTGTTGATCACGTTTTACATGGAAACGGTTGTATCATCAGCAGACACATTTACTTcctttattatttctttttgtattctaaaatatgtttttttgtaacaatttaaacataatattttcTACAGCTACATGTACGTCGGTTGACATCTATCGTTTCTTACATCCATTGATTATGCAATGTTTGAAAAGTGAAGGATATGTATATACTTACTTCTTCTTGCACAAAATAATAGCTATGATaaccaaacaaacaacaactacacCACTCACAGCACCGGCTATGCTTGCTactgaaataaagataaatatgaatataaaaaggtatgattgccaataagacttTGATCCAACAAGTCAAAATAAAGTGGTTGTTAGTAATTATAGGAAATCGTACAGTCTATAACAATGAAGCAACATActgtatagtcggctataaaaggacccgacatttaaaatatgaaataattcaattgagaaaCATAATGgtctaataaatatatattttaaaatagactACAATGTCTAAAGAAatagtaaattaaaatttggggaaaaatattgaaaaatacgTGTCCCATCCTCTCCTGGTTATGTTCAGATTCATCATTAAATTTCACTGTTACAACGTAATACTATATCAATCGCTACAtttctttctgtttttattttggtcgcTGTATGATTGAAGTATCATcttttttcattcatatatatcagACAAATATTTGAGAAAACTTTTTTCTTTCCAAATTATACTTTATTATGCCTGACTTTTTCTTACATTGTAGGTGCAAATTAAACTCCGAACATTAATTCATTTTGCCATACTACATGTATCATCTCACATCtatctttcaaatttattatatttttaatcaatttaagtGGAAGCAAAAAGTGAATTACATTTCATCATAAAAAAGAGCTCTCCGTGAAAAAGTTACCACAGTGCGGGCTGTCTATAGAATTcgtcttttttgtatttttttctttttacaataaaGAGCTTCTTTTTTCAGAGACAATTCTAACAAAATATTGGTAAATTTGATAAATCAAATTGCCTTATTACACATTTTTTACACAAAGGTTTCGATTCTTTTCAGGACAAAATGGACTATTGCACTTTCAAGGTGTGGAATCAAGttagatgtgatttttttttcttcaaaatttaaaatttcggACCTTAATCCATAATACAGGACTTACCttatgtattttatgataattgcATGATAACTTAATTGTTATCGTTTTGAACATGCATGTGGGAAATATAGTTATGTactttgaaattaaacaaacaacaatgaaGCAATCTGTTATTTTGAGTTATTTTCATGATAGTATTACAATTGTATTAATATTCTATAATTACCTATTTCTGACGACAATGCTTCCGGTTTAATCATTTTTGTGTCTGcgtaagaaaaaacaaataatgaaaacactAACCAAAATCATATCGAATAAGATAAGTTTATCACTGAAATATATTTCCAGTaacaatttcacaaatcaaacaTCCTTGTATGTGTGTGTAAACTATACCCCGATACGATACCCAAATGATTTCCATATTTTACACGTCAGATGCGGATTCAGGGGGAAGGGGCTTTGAGGGGGAAACATGAAGCAGGCCTTAGGCAGtgttaggcagtcagtgggcacCCACTTATACAAATTTCTCGATCCAATATAAATACTAGAATTAATGGTTTtcaagataaaaagaaaatctgaTATAAAGTTGGTAAAATCTTGTTCACATGTAGGCCAGCAACTCTCTCCAGTCGACATTTGAAATTTCCTGatccaaatacaaaaatacaaggTAGATACCAGCCACGTGACAATCACTATGGgctggttcattttttttttttttttatcttgtatcgatgatttaaaaaaaataacaaatactagaaactttaaaaaatatatataataagatatatattgattgcatttgataattatttttaagttgTCGCATGCATAGATTCACAGCCAAAGGATTTGTTTCAGTGAACGTATGCATACACATGAATGGACAGGGATGTTCAAATACACAGCTAAGGGATGCATAAATACACACAAGAACACTGAACATTGTCTATcaaatccccctttttaaataAGTCCATTACAAGGAAAAGTATGCTTAAATGGAATATCTTGAAACTTCATTTTAACAGTTAAAACGCTAATTTAAATGACGCTCAGTTAGTTGGCCATTCTTGCTAAAGTGATCGTTTGAAGGATGTTTCAAATGGTTACCAAAGTTTATCATGTATGATTATTCgtatttgacaattttgaaataCCTTGAGATTGATGAGATTTTAGTTAATTCCTTCTTATTGCACAAACATGTATAACCGATTGGCATTGGCTATATGTATTCCCTTTTGTCATTAAGattgtttaattcttttaagtttttttcttttttttcgtcCCTTTCCCACCTTCATCTATTACATGATAAGcatttattgatgtttttgttttatttagaaatttcaaTCAATCTACTTTTAGAGTTCAAGTTGTCATGATTGTAGTATCCTTTTTGAAGTAAAATAATTGTCCTTAGACATCATATTCTTTCCGCTCCCTCATTTCAACATTCAATGAAGGGTGACATAAATGTTAAAACCTTATTTAGCATTTTTTAACTGTTCTTTATTGTCATAACCGACATGCCTATGTATACTGTACATCATACATACCATTTGAAGAACCGGTTATGATTTGAGTTGTGGCATTAATGAAGGTTGTCACATTGTCTTGCATAAAGGTAGTTGTTGCATTAATAACGGTAGTCACATTGTCATCCTTCGTGGTTGAGTTCACAGGTATGGTAACCTCTGTCGTGACATTTGCTGTTGTGTTATGGGGCATCATTGATATTGTAGTATCCATAATTACTGTATTTGAATCAGTACTTGTGATGTTAGAATCTGTTACGTTTGGGTCTGCAACGGTGGTAATATCGATTGCAGCATAAACAGATGctagattttgattggttgttgtGGAGGTTACGTTTAAAGTTGTGGTCTGTTGAGTTGTAGTAGTGGCGAGTATTGACGTCGAATTCACGCTCGTTGTCGTCGCAATCGTAGCTCCCTGTGTGGTTGTAACTCCATAAACACAAActaatgagaaaacaaattttaattaattatagTTTTGGGGTAATTTTAGATAGATACGCACCATTTCAgatgaaaagtcaaaatatttgtatccaCGCTCACCATcaataaaaacttaaatttaattagagatgataaaatattaataaaaagataaaagcgATGGATCATAAAGAAGATAACATTTCGAAGTTTCCGTATAAAGATTATTAGATGATAATTTAAGATTCTCAACAGGAACTTCATTATCAAAAGTTAACATGATCGCTTTCACCTtcctataaaacaaatatttacgaCCGAGGCACACAGTAATATGATTGGAgaggatgtttttttttacccaattttttCACATAGTTGAGtttgattataacattttttaaatgcattcatATTTTTCACTTGTACCACATGTTTTAGACATAATtccagaacgagatttcaacgagactgaacgagactgaaatgtcagaagaataaatccttaatattttgatatatgtgTTGAGATATGAATATCGGTGAGCCAATAATGCATTTGAAAAATCATCGGCCTTCGTCgagtaactttttaaaacacataCTATGTATGATGTAAAGGAGAGGGaattttcatttctgtattGTCTAATTTTTTGGCCATTTTgtcttttcttatatttatttttttcattattgtatattttatttttatttttgtgccCATTATTCCCTCTTCATAATAAAGGACCTCACTATTCTTTATTACcctttttctttctgttttccTATTTTTaaagtgccagtctgcctaagaatcaggcagtggtgaaaacatgaccaaaaaaaaccacccaatttgacattgatttcagcCTCGGTTCATAaaatgtagttatgcacaaaaataacattcatttccgtttactgttctggtaatagaagatacaattcggttgaaatgcactagaaattaacaaataagagaagataactttgtaatttgctatcattctaaccaatgttctaaccaagttatttaatattaccagacacacacaaacgtaagaccaattatttttaactcaggatgatAGTTAGTATTGAATAGCATGATTAGCTCGGTGGGTTTTTTCTGACCATGTTTTGATTTctacctaaattgcctgattcttacaaagactggcacttaacgAACAAATTGTCGTATACAGTTGTTTGTCTTTCAGTCCGTCCCTTCCATCGTCTGTCCATCCGTCATCAACACTTTGGACAATCACTATTTTTATATCACGTTCAccaattacttttttttcatatttcacgTTAAACATTCCTATTTATGGGATTTTACTTCTCTTTTTGTCACACAGTCAGCTTGGACGGTTACAGAGGTTGAAGGCCttcttaatattattattttagtttCCCCTGTCTATTGTTTTCAACAAACAAATAGATTCAAGTTACTGATAGCAGTGTAAACTACTTGTTTTAAGTACAATCGAATGTGTACTGAATCAATTCAGTCTCGAAACAGTTGGTTTTatctaaaaataagaataaaatcgAAAATGTTTAGGAAGAGAAAGCTATTGTATTTTCCATCTATTCTGAAATTGACAGTTTATGTTACTGAAGTGTTCTCTTCTTATGTTTTACAACattgtgttgatttttttaacatgtcacACAAGtcgaaatttttaaattgagcTAAAACTGTAATTAATACTAACtgtaaacaattgaaaaaaaaacataagaagAGAAGTTAATGTGTTCGATGTATAAGAAGTCAGATAAATGTACACTGGATGTTTATTCTCATAATTTATGCTATCAAAATTATCTGTACgagcttaataaaaaaaatgaaattgaaaagcGCATAAAAGCTCATCTAATAATAtggttatatttacaaattaactgtttacaaaatttagaatttttgaaacactaaggattttctacttcaggtatagattaccttagctggatttggcaaaacttttaggaattttggtcctcaatgctcttcaacttcgtactttatttggccttttaaactttttcggattcgagcgtcactaatgagtcttttgtagacgaaacgcgcgtctggcgtatatacaaaatttagtcctggtatctatgatgagtttattatctaagcaacattttgtaaaaagacgACACTATATTAAGAACAAAGTTAAgtggaagaaaaatataataatagaaCGAATACAAAGGTCTTTCCTTTAGTGGTGATTGTaatcaattgtcaatttttgcaatgtaattacaattaaattaatttgacaattttttcttttatctattatcgtgataaatggaaaaaatattttagatttgaaacaaaccattgttttaACATATCAATTACCCTTATCCCCCTCCCCgaaattcaaatacatgtagttactatatatatatatatactatattagttgtttggctttgaactagcggtcatataactgcgagtactatcagatctgttcattgtctttttgtgtcgggatgtataaatacccggccacgtccacttgtatgttttgtctatctgaggagttaagcctttttcaactgatttttatagttcgttcttatgttgttctgttttGCCACTGtaccaggttagggggagggttagaatcccgctaacatgtttaaccccgccacattatttatgtatgtgcctgtcccaagtcaggagcctgaaattcagtggttgtcgtttgtttatgtgttacaaatttgtttttcgttcaatttttttttaaataaggccgttagttttctcgtttaaattgttttacattgtctaatcggaccttttatagatgactatgcggtatgggctttgttcattgttgaaggccgtacggtgacctatagttgttgatgtggatagttgtctcattggcaatcataccacatcttcttttttgtatagtGCATGATTACGGCAGCCATGTTTATTAATATGCTAGGATATCATAAAGTGATCCTAAAAGTAACAATGATCTTATGACTATCCTTGAACAGCTTATAAGTAGTCCTTAAGTTGGGAACAACATTATGACATTCAGTGAAGATTACTTCTAACCACTCATCAAATCTGTCAGAATCTatcaggagaactgttctaggagaGTATGAAGAACTGTCATCCTACacctgatcctgacagttctaccctgcTAGAACAATTTTAGACAGGTTAATGACTAAAACAGTGCTATGGCTAGAAAAGTTCTACGGCTAGAACGGTTCTACGACTAGAACAGTTCTACGTCTAGAATTGATGTAGTCAGT
The genomic region above belongs to Mytilus trossulus isolate FHL-02 chromosome 7, PNRI_Mtr1.1.1.hap1, whole genome shotgun sequence and contains:
- the LOC134724809 gene encoding protein PFC0760c-like isoform X1 — its product is MNLFKLLPGVHIVHKDVMDSSTPGWIYLVLTWVCVYGVTTTQGATIATTTSVNSTSILATTTTQQTTTLNVTSTTTNQNLASVYAAIDITTVADPNVTDSNITSTDSNTVIMDTTISMMPHNTTANVTTEVTIPVNSTTKDDNVTTVINATTTFMQDNVTTFINATTQIITGSSNDTKMIKPEALSSEIVASIAGAVSGVVVVCLVIIAIILCKKKTDKSLGKRYEVKSRAFTESMAFADNRESKMSNNDLQRISDGNQNYHMIDEETFMSKRKDNGSSENLINRKQNGGDITSEKEENDSRASDSGIEVNLDEKVVTFKPKASAKIEGNDKEHDGDVEHVYTKSVKRGKKTENDSPSVVHYETKDKSKQNFENREVIETNENDKKNGDEDIEDDDEVYANAYSAPLSESIKAVNNFSTENKKVTESKESDKTNGDEDIQDDDEVYVNAYSVSTSDSIKQENSFGTEDKHKIEQNSKNLKVEESKESEKTNGDEGIEDDDEVYANAYSASSSNSIKAVSSELCIEALRSAVEKKDTEDVYDFAVPIEADEKDVEKTKNETEISLVNLNIVAKDHYEDSKETPIKLETFSEDAIYYNEQEDDDDDVIYHNNEMDNNTTTQENSEDDTYDCATSTVSHEKTSDDIYDSTKDSDYDVTHHESEKKRFFIRPSTDDNYDHCELPTEREDYDLVELPDNC
- the LOC134724809 gene encoding protein PFC0760c-like isoform X2, translated to MNLFKLLPGVHIVHKDVMDSSTPGWIYLVLTWVCVYGVTTTQGATIATTTSVNSTSILATTTTQQTTTLNVTSTTTNQNLASVYAAIDITTVADPNVTDSNITSTDSNTVIMDTTISMMPHNTTANVTTEVTIPVNSTTKDDNVTTVINATTTFMQDNVTTFINATTQIITGSSNDTKMIKPEALSSEIASIAGAVSGVVVVCLVIIAIILCKKKTDKSLGKRYEVKSRAFTESMAFADNRESKMSNNDLQRISDGNQNYHMIDEETFMSKRKDNGSSENLINRKQNGGDITSEKEENDSRASDSGIEVNLDEKVVTFKPKASAKIEGNDKEHDGDVEHVYTKSVKRGKKTENDSPSVVHYETKDKSKQNFENREVIETNENDKKNGDEDIEDDDEVYANAYSAPLSESIKAVNNFSTENKKVTESKESDKTNGDEDIQDDDEVYVNAYSVSTSDSIKQENSFGTEDKHKIEQNSKNLKVEESKESEKTNGDEGIEDDDEVYANAYSASSSNSIKAVSSELCIEALRSAVEKKDTEDVYDFAVPIEADEKDVEKTKNETEISLVNLNIVAKDHYEDSKETPIKLETFSEDAIYYNEQEDDDDDVIYHNNEMDNNTTTQENSEDDTYDCATSTVSHEKTSDDIYDSTKDSDYDVTHHESEKKRFFIRPSTDDNYDHCELPTEREDYDLVELPDNC